A single Natrinema pellirubrum DSM 15624 DNA region contains:
- a CDS encoding winged helix-turn-helix transcriptional regulator, which translates to MEESTRELEVWCAGEEWCPITSTATLLGKKWHTVIIHRLLANGPLGFSALEAEVDGISSKVLSDALEDLEEKRLVNREIVSEKPVRVEYSLTDLGQSLEPVITEMREWGREHLAAAADESESIA; encoded by the coding sequence ATGGAAGAGTCGACACGGGAACTCGAGGTCTGGTGTGCTGGCGAAGAGTGGTGCCCGATCACCTCGACTGCGACGCTGTTGGGCAAGAAATGGCATACGGTCATCATTCATCGCTTGCTCGCCAACGGCCCGCTCGGGTTCTCCGCCCTCGAGGCGGAGGTCGACGGCATCTCGAGCAAGGTCCTCTCGGACGCCCTGGAGGATTTGGAAGAGAAGCGGCTCGTGAACCGCGAGATCGTCAGCGAGAAACCGGTCCGCGTCGAGTACTCGCTGACCGACCTCGGCCAGTCGCTCGAGCCCGTCATCACGGAGATGCGCGAGTGGGGGCGCGAACACCTCGCGGCCGCGGCGGACGAATCGGAGTCGATCGCCTGA
- a CDS encoding NAD(P)/FAD-dependent oxidoreductase, with the protein MSDPDGTTRDSIAADRRYDVAVVGGGPAGLTTALYAARLGHETAVFDRGGGRAAMMQETHNVIGTPESVSGNEFLSTAVDQLRSYGADYRREFVTGIERADDSFALETTEGPAAAERVVLATGFSDERPEPPLPRTGRGLHYCLHCDAYMFVDESVYVMGSGESAAHVAMIMLNFTDDVDLLLRGDEPTWSDETATLLEGHPVDIVHEDVTGVRNGDDGWLEALEFEDGSVREYRGGFAMYGSDYNNDLAASLGAAINDDGTVAVDDHGRTSVDGLYAVGDLTPGHNQIPVAMGQGAKAGLAIHKELRAFPKSLEELEAEGSVSASDVPAMPAALRTRASDHASTADD; encoded by the coding sequence ATGAGTGACCCAGACGGGACGACCCGCGATTCGATCGCAGCGGACCGCCGGTACGATGTCGCCGTCGTCGGCGGCGGCCCGGCGGGGCTGACGACCGCGCTGTACGCCGCGCGGCTCGGCCACGAGACCGCCGTCTTCGACCGCGGCGGCGGCCGCGCGGCCATGATGCAGGAGACACACAACGTTATCGGCACGCCGGAGTCGGTGTCGGGCAACGAGTTCCTCTCGACGGCCGTCGACCAGCTCCGGTCCTACGGGGCCGACTACCGGCGGGAGTTCGTGACTGGCATCGAACGGGCCGACGACTCGTTCGCCCTCGAGACGACCGAAGGGCCGGCCGCCGCGGAGCGCGTCGTCCTCGCGACCGGCTTCAGCGACGAGCGGCCCGAGCCGCCGCTGCCCCGGACCGGTCGGGGCCTGCACTACTGCCTGCACTGTGACGCCTACATGTTCGTCGACGAGTCGGTCTACGTGATGGGATCGGGTGAGAGTGCCGCCCACGTTGCGATGATCATGCTGAACTTCACCGACGACGTCGACCTGCTGCTGCGGGGCGACGAGCCGACCTGGAGCGATGAGACCGCGACCCTGCTCGAGGGCCACCCCGTCGATATCGTCCACGAGGACGTGACCGGCGTCCGGAACGGCGACGACGGCTGGCTCGAGGCGCTCGAGTTCGAGGACGGGAGCGTCCGCGAGTACCGGGGCGGTTTCGCGATGTACGGCAGCGACTACAACAACGACCTTGCGGCGTCGCTCGGCGCTGCGATCAACGACGACGGTACGGTCGCGGTCGACGATCACGGCCGCACGAGCGTCGACGGGCTCTACGCCGTCGGTGATCTGACGCCCGGCCACAACCAGATCCCCGTCGCGATGGGCCAGGGCGCGAAGGCCGGCCTCGCGATCCACAAGGAACTGCGGGCGTTCCCGAAGTCCCTCGAGGAACTCGAGGCCGAGGGCTCGGTTTCGGCGAGCGACGTTCCCGCGATGCCGGCCGCGTTGCGAACTCGGGCGAGCGATCACGCCTCGACGGCGGACGATTGA
- a CDS encoding VOC family protein, translating into MTNCSAHHVGLTVSDLEETLAFYRDTLGLTVVDRFGVGGEAFSEAVGVEDASADFAHLEADGVRIELVEYEPEARGSPAAGLNQPGASHVGLSVDDLETFAADLPDDVPTISGPRTTESGTTIMFLRDPEGNLIEILEA; encoded by the coding sequence ATGACAAACTGCAGTGCCCACCACGTCGGCCTCACGGTCAGCGATCTCGAGGAGACGCTCGCGTTCTACCGCGATACGCTCGGTCTCACCGTCGTCGATCGGTTCGGCGTCGGTGGCGAGGCCTTTTCCGAGGCCGTCGGGGTCGAGGATGCAAGCGCCGATTTCGCCCACCTCGAGGCCGACGGCGTCCGGATCGAACTCGTCGAGTACGAGCCGGAAGCCCGAGGCTCGCCGGCGGCGGGGCTCAACCAGCCGGGTGCCTCCCACGTCGGACTCTCGGTCGACGATCTCGAAACCTTCGCCGCCGACCTTCCCGACGACGTGCCGACGATCAGCGGGCCGCGGACGACCGAGAGCGGCACCACGATCATGTTCCTGCGCGATCCGGAGGGGAACCTGATCGAGATCCTCGAGGCCTGA
- the pyrF gene encoding orotidine-5'-phosphate decarboxylase, whose protein sequence is MNFFDRLHDRIRTVDSVVSVGLDPDPSRLPDHLQDHDLPRWAFNRRIIDATHEHAAAFKPNAAFYEDPDGWAALEETIAYAHGKDVPVLLDAKRADIGNTTRQYAQLLEKADAITVNPYMGRDSLQPFLSNEEAGVFVLCRTSNPGGADIQDLELETGEPVYERVAALADLWNENDNVGLVVGATKPEELEELREQVPDLPFLVPGIGAQGGDAEAAVEYGLADGVGLVNSSRGIIFAGEDDGEDFARASGQAAKRLKRRLNQYR, encoded by the coding sequence ATGAACTTCTTCGATCGCCTGCACGACCGCATCCGAACGGTCGACAGCGTCGTCTCGGTCGGGCTCGATCCCGACCCGTCGCGGCTCCCCGACCACCTGCAGGACCACGACCTCCCCCGGTGGGCGTTCAACCGCCGCATCATCGACGCGACACACGAACACGCCGCCGCGTTCAAGCCCAACGCCGCCTTCTACGAGGACCCGGACGGCTGGGCCGCCCTGGAGGAGACCATCGCCTACGCCCACGGCAAGGACGTGCCGGTCCTGTTGGACGCCAAGCGGGCCGACATCGGCAACACGACCCGCCAGTACGCCCAACTGCTCGAGAAGGCCGACGCGATCACCGTCAACCCCTACATGGGCCGGGACTCGCTGCAGCCGTTTCTCTCGAACGAAGAAGCCGGCGTCTTCGTCCTCTGTCGGACTTCCAACCCGGGCGGGGCCGACATCCAGGACCTCGAACTCGAGACGGGCGAACCCGTCTACGAGCGGGTCGCCGCGCTCGCGGATCTCTGGAACGAGAACGACAACGTCGGCCTCGTCGTCGGCGCGACCAAGCCCGAAGAACTCGAGGAACTGCGCGAGCAGGTGCCCGATCTGCCCTTCCTCGTGCCCGGGATCGGCGCGCAGGGCGGCGACGCCGAGGCGGCCGTCGAGTACGGACTGGCCGACGGTGTCGGGTTGGTCAACTCCTCGCGGGGGATTATTTTCGCCGGCGAGGACGACGGCGAGGACTTCGCGAGGGCCAGCGGGCAGGCCGCGAAGCGACTCAAGAGGCGGCTCAATCAGTACCGATAG
- a CDS encoding DUF7557 family protein translates to MSRTSIPVDSATKERLDRLKRDGETWDEFLERVTATEEPIEAGAWSDEQAERAKESIRQSRENWR, encoded by the coding sequence ATGAGTCGAACGTCTATTCCGGTCGATTCGGCCACCAAAGAACGGCTGGACCGATTGAAGCGAGACGGCGAAACCTGGGACGAATTCTTAGAACGAGTCACCGCTACTGAAGAACCGATCGAAGCCGGGGCATGGTCGGACGAGCAAGCAGAACGGGCAAAGGAGTCGATCAGGCAGTCTCGGGAGAACTGGCGATGA
- a CDS encoding PIN domain-containing protein, with product MTFLDSSTIIEYLRNDRTVIEYLDERQPWWTSTICVFEVLNGPAGSQDFDPTEERQKFSGVQALEFNEQLALEASRLQNEAIEDGSELSHRDAMIAATARSTGDEYVVADSDFEIRPLEDVMDVTNLHNEE from the coding sequence ATGACGTTTCTCGACAGTTCGACCATCATCGAATATCTGCGGAACGACCGAACTGTCATCGAGTATCTCGATGAGCGACAGCCGTGGTGGACGTCGACGATTTGCGTGTTCGAGGTCCTGAACGGGCCTGCGGGATCGCAAGACTTCGACCCGACCGAAGAACGGCAGAAATTCAGCGGTGTGCAGGCGCTCGAGTTCAACGAACAGCTGGCTTTGGAAGCCTCACGGTTACAGAATGAGGCTATCGAGGACGGAAGCGAACTGTCCCACCGAGACGCCATGATCGCCGCAACTGCACGTTCGACCGGGGACGAATACGTGGTTGCCGATAGTGACTTCGAGATCCGGCCGCTCGAGGACGTGATGGACGTTACGAACCTTCACAACGAAGAGTGA
- a CDS encoding GTPBP1 family GTP-binding protein: MSRDRALLERALDRGEQDGGNVEFKERLSRDVHLEGGRRESLAAQLRHRLLSGDGEATYVVGVTDDGGLAGIDPDTFSETMDVLSLLAEEADAHIEDVQTWGINDGLVGVAQVREGGVLETDDEHVVVGTAGHVDHGKSTLVGSLVTGKADDGDGATRAFLDVQPHEVERGLSADLSYAVYGFDDEGPVRVRNPNRKADRADVVQNADRLVSFVDTVGHEPWLRTTIRGLVGQKLDYGLLVVAADDGPTRTTREHLGVLLATDLPTIVAITKTDTVDQQRVDEVEREVERLLREVDKSPLRVSRHGVDAAVDEISERVVPIVETSAITMDGLETLDELFDRLPKTSQDTGEFRMYVDRSYSVTGVGAVASGTVMAGEVEAGDELLIGPMADGRFQEVEVRSIEMHYHRVDKAQAGRIVGIALKGIKESAIERGMVLLPREADPDPVREFEAEVMVLNHPTRIGEGYEPVVHLETIGEAAAFYPENGRLLPGDSGTTTVRFKFRPYLVEEGQKFVFREGRSKGVGTVTDVTPME, encoded by the coding sequence ATGAGCCGTGACCGGGCCCTCCTCGAGCGGGCCCTGGACCGTGGCGAACAGGACGGTGGCAACGTCGAGTTCAAAGAGCGATTGTCACGGGACGTCCACCTCGAGGGTGGGCGGCGGGAGAGTCTCGCCGCGCAACTGCGACATCGTCTCCTTTCGGGCGACGGCGAGGCGACCTACGTCGTCGGCGTCACCGACGACGGCGGTCTCGCCGGCATCGATCCCGACACCTTCTCCGAGACGATGGACGTCCTCTCCTTGCTGGCCGAGGAGGCCGACGCCCATATCGAGGACGTCCAGACGTGGGGCATTAACGACGGGCTGGTCGGCGTCGCACAGGTCCGGGAGGGCGGCGTCCTCGAGACCGACGACGAACACGTCGTCGTCGGGACCGCCGGCCACGTCGACCACGGGAAGAGTACGCTCGTCGGCTCGCTGGTCACGGGCAAAGCCGACGACGGGGACGGCGCGACGCGGGCCTTCCTCGACGTCCAGCCCCACGAGGTCGAGCGGGGCCTCTCCGCCGATCTGTCCTACGCCGTCTACGGCTTCGACGATGAGGGGCCAGTCCGGGTCCGGAATCCGAATCGCAAGGCCGACCGCGCGGACGTCGTCCAGAACGCCGACCGGCTGGTCTCGTTCGTCGACACGGTCGGCCACGAGCCGTGGCTCCGAACGACGATCCGCGGGCTGGTCGGCCAGAAACTCGACTACGGGCTGTTGGTCGTCGCCGCCGACGATGGCCCTACTCGCACCACGCGGGAACACCTCGGCGTCTTGCTCGCCACCGACCTCCCGACGATCGTCGCGATCACGAAGACCGACACCGTCGACCAGCAACGCGTCGACGAGGTCGAACGCGAGGTCGAGCGGCTCCTCCGAGAGGTCGACAAGTCGCCGCTTCGCGTCTCCCGTCACGGCGTCGACGCCGCCGTCGACGAGATCAGCGAGCGTGTCGTTCCGATCGTCGAGACCAGCGCGATCACCATGGACGGCCTCGAGACGCTGGATGAGTTGTTCGATCGACTCCCCAAGACCTCCCAGGACACCGGCGAGTTCCGGATGTACGTCGACCGCAGCTACTCGGTTACGGGGGTCGGCGCGGTCGCCTCCGGCACCGTCATGGCCGGCGAAGTCGAGGCCGGCGACGAACTCCTGATCGGGCCGATGGCCGACGGCCGCTTTCAGGAAGTCGAGGTCCGATCGATCGAGATGCATTATCACCGGGTCGACAAAGCGCAGGCCGGCCGGATCGTCGGCATCGCCTTGAAGGGGATCAAAGAGAGCGCCATCGAGCGCGGCATGGTCTTGCTGCCCCGCGAGGCCGACCCCGACCCTGTCCGGGAGTTCGAGGCCGAGGTCATGGTGCTGAATCACCCCACCCGGATCGGTGAGGGGTACGAACCCGTCGTCCACCTCGAGACGATCGGCGAGGCCGCGGCCTTCTATCCGGAGAACGGCCGGCTGCTGCCGGGCGATTCGGGGACGACGACCGTCCGGTTCAAGTTCCGCCCGTACCTCGTCGAGGAGGGCCAGAAGTTCGTCTTCCGCGAGGGTCGCAGCAAGGGCGTCGGGACGGTGACCGACGTCACCCCAATGGAGTGA
- a CDS encoding TMEM165/GDT1 family protein: MTGWLEVLVAAFVLQLSVLPGEKVQFIIAGLATRYDPRIVVAAAATAFAGWTAIEIAFGAAIQGVLPTVYLEAITAGLFLVFAALLVRSAPGTSRRPVAANGGAATTDAVDVSLLGYDVPPYLRGFVPIFALMAVGEFGDKTQLVTIGLALEYGARPAIWAGEMLAIVPVSAVNAYFFHRFSHRFDARLAHFAGAGLFLFFGLDTLLQLLTGFSVWETIVEGISTVILGLG, from the coding sequence ATGACCGGCTGGCTCGAGGTCCTCGTGGCCGCGTTCGTCCTGCAGCTGTCGGTTCTCCCCGGCGAGAAGGTCCAGTTCATCATCGCGGGGCTGGCGACCAGATACGATCCCCGAATCGTCGTCGCCGCCGCGGCGACGGCCTTCGCCGGCTGGACGGCCATAGAGATCGCCTTCGGTGCGGCGATTCAGGGCGTGTTGCCCACCGTCTACCTCGAGGCGATCACGGCGGGACTGTTCCTCGTCTTCGCGGCGTTGCTCGTCCGGTCAGCACCCGGCACGAGTCGGCGGCCGGTGGCGGCAAACGGCGGCGCGGCGACGACCGACGCGGTCGACGTCTCGCTGCTCGGCTACGACGTGCCGCCGTACCTCCGGGGGTTCGTCCCGATTTTCGCCCTGATGGCCGTCGGGGAATTCGGGGACAAGACCCAACTCGTCACGATCGGACTGGCGCTCGAGTACGGGGCCCGGCCCGCGATCTGGGCCGGCGAGATGCTCGCGATCGTCCCCGTGAGCGCGGTCAACGCGTACTTCTTTCACCGGTTCTCCCACCGCTTCGACGCCAGGCTGGCTCACTTCGCCGGTGCGGGACTGTTCCTCTTCTTCGGGCTCGACACGCTGTTACAGCTCCTGACAGGGTTCTCAGTCTGGGAGACGATCGTCGAGGGAATCTCGACGGTCATCCTCGGGCTCGGCTGA
- the proC gene encoding pyrroline-5-carboxylate reductase, translating into MVQTSVIGCGNMGSALIKGLHRSGNHTVTACDLDPDALESVADYVDHTTSEVSEAVTDADVVVVAVKPDIVGAVLSDLDLSPDQTLLSIAAGVPTDYVEARTDANVVRIMPNLAAETGDMAAAVTGDDIPGEVRQLLDDVGEFAEIDEGQMDTATAVNGSGPAFVFYLIQAMAEAGVEGGLEESDAETLAAQTFKGAAETVLRSDRSTEELIDAVCSPNGTTIEGMEVLWDSDADADVTAAVRAAEERSAELAAEFGDENDA; encoded by the coding sequence ATGGTACAGACGAGCGTTATCGGTTGTGGCAACATGGGGAGTGCCCTGATAAAGGGCCTCCATCGATCGGGGAATCACACGGTGACCGCGTGTGACCTCGATCCCGACGCACTCGAGTCGGTCGCCGACTACGTCGATCACACGACTTCGGAGGTCTCCGAAGCGGTGACCGACGCCGACGTCGTCGTCGTTGCCGTGAAGCCGGACATCGTGGGCGCGGTGCTTTCGGATCTCGATCTCTCGCCGGACCAGACGCTGCTCTCTATCGCCGCGGGCGTCCCGACCGACTACGTCGAGGCCCGGACCGACGCGAACGTCGTCCGGATCATGCCGAACCTCGCCGCCGAGACGGGCGATATGGCCGCGGCCGTCACCGGCGACGACATCCCCGGCGAGGTGCGGCAGCTGCTCGACGACGTCGGTGAATTCGCCGAAATCGACGAGGGCCAGATGGACACCGCGACCGCCGTCAACGGGAGCGGCCCCGCGTTCGTCTTCTATCTCATTCAGGCCATGGCCGAGGCGGGCGTCGAGGGCGGCCTCGAGGAGTCGGACGCGGAGACGCTGGCCGCCCAGACGTTCAAGGGCGCGGCCGAGACCGTTCTCCGGTCGGACCGCAGCACCGAGGAACTGATCGACGCCGTCTGCTCACCCAACGGGACGACCATCGAGGGCATGGAGGTCCTGTGGGACAGCGACGCCGACGCGGACGTCACCGCGGCGGTCCGGGCGGCCGAAGAACGATCCGCGGAACTGGCCGCCGAGTTCGGCGATGAGAACGATGCGTGA